From the genome of Pelmatolapia mariae isolate MD_Pm_ZW linkage group LG12, Pm_UMD_F_2, whole genome shotgun sequence, one region includes:
- the LOC134638258 gene encoding GTPase IMAP family member 7-like, protein MALIPAGPDLRIVMIGKTGVGKSAVGNTILGCEHFRSCPLSASVTEFCQKAWTQWGKRLVSVVDTPGILDTSKSDEFIKREIVKCVEISSPGPHVFLLVIQIGRFTREEKNSVEALQELFGPEANKYMIVLFTRGGDLGGISIEQYVRDAEPGLKRIIQSCGNRYHVFDNTSSDRKQVVELIKKIDKMMEVNRNTHYTDAMYKEVEEARKKGVTLQQYRFTESLCKRIKLFRIILGKD, encoded by the exons atggctttaattCCAGCAG GTCCTGATTTGAGGATTGTGATGATTGGAAAAACTGGTGTGGGCAAGAGTGCTGTTGGGAACACCATCCTGGGATGTGAGCATTTCAGATCTTGTCCTTTATCTGCATCAGTGACTGAGTTCTGTCAAAAAGCTTGGACACAGTGGGGGAAGAGATTAGTTAGTGTTGTAGACACACCAGGGATCCTGGACACTTCAAAATCAGATGAGTTCATCAAAAGAGAAATTGTGAAATGTGTTGAAATCTCCTCTCCTGGTCCTCATGTGTTCCTGTTGGTCATCCAAATCGGCCGATTCACGAGAGAAGAGAAAAACTCAGTGGAAGCCCTGCAGGAGCTGTTTGGCCCCGAGGCAAACAAGTACATGATTGTGCTCTTCACCCGAGGTGGTGATCTTGGAGGCATATCCATAGAGCAGTATGTACGTGACGCTGAGCCAGGGCTAAAGCGCATCATCCAAAGCTGTGGAAACAGGTACCACGTCTTTGACAACACCAGCAGCGACAGAAAGCAGGTGGTGGAGCTCATCAAGAAGATCGACAAAATGATGGAAGTAAATAGAAACACGCACTACACAGACGCCATGTATAAAGAGGTAGAGGAAGCACGCAAAAAGGGAGTAACACTGCAGCAGTATAGGTTCACTGAGTCTTTATGTAAACGTATCAAACTTTTTCGCATCATTCTTGGGAAAGATTAA
- the LOC134638260 gene encoding NACHT, LRR and PYD domains-containing protein 1-like produces MKPGSIKMQQYSATLLLYHSLSSLQDSALSTSGSKRYDFSTCPSCSQSNIPTVAGSAECSQEEILEEDTSRVSLSWTEDKPGKADPPVITEDILRTTTLPYNSDLQLSSTESYSVPSLNKIPKNNSTQAASSTDMKLKEFTPAIAADECDDETYLFQCSCAGLYQCSVTGLVFVMKGEGDVVYRTVPWNRKLLAQHHKKPAGPLFDIKCQQQSVCQLHLPHCELISTGGGQFLQVAHVKDEGIEFISPHQITETHVVINITGFSGYGNVRDENSPCDPVRALVLLFYKLPVDPDLTSFLSVLLLPKNVALRDVLHTRKKLVGDERYIETSPHCKLHPKQVYTLSVVPEDDSVLVQPIEAEFDEESYDNYFPSFQVILERNMNNIQLFIRDSISSHSMWQRQVYLLPSRVKSFCGQTPPNERLLNVRSCFIDGISAPVLNSLLDKLLEKKVITDAEREEADVMQNRSSRARFVVDTVRKKGEAASSQMIEFLSELDLSLCEHLGLV; encoded by the coding sequence ATGAAACCAGGCAGCATAAAGATGCAGCAATACAGTGCTACTTTACTGCTGTATCACAGCCTCTCCAGCTTACAGGACTCTGCTTTGTCCACTAGTGGCAGTAAAAGATATGATTTTTCCACATGTCCTTCTTGCTCCCAGTCCAATATCCCAACTGTTGCTGGTTCAGCTGAATGCAGCCAAGAAGAAATACTAGAAGAAGATACAAGCAGAGTTTCCCTTTCATGGACAGAAGACAAACCAGGAAAAGCAGATCCACCTGTCATAACTGAAGACATCCTACGTACCACAACTCTGCCATATAATTCTGATCTCCagctctcctccacagagtcctaCAGCGTTCCTTCACTGAACAAAATACCAAAGAACAACTCAACACAAGCAGCAAGCTCAACTGACATGAAGTTAAAGGAGTTTACACCTGCCATCGCTGCTGATGAGTGTGATGATGAAACCTACCTGTTCCAGTGCTCCTGTGCAGGCCTGTACCAGTGCAGTGTGACCGGCCTGGTGTTTGTCATGAAGGGAGAAGGAGACGTGGTTTACAGGACTGTCCCTTGGAACAGGAAGCTGCTGGCACAACACCACAAGAAGCCTGCAGGACCCCTGTTTGACATCAAATGTCAGCAGCAGTCTGTGTGTCAGCTTCATCTCCCACACTGTGAGCTCATCTCCACAGGTGGAGGTCAGTTCTTGCAGGTCGCTCATGTGAAGGATGAGGGCATCGAGTTTATTAGCCCTCACCAGATAACAGAAACTCATGTTGTTATAAACATCACAGGGTTTTCTGGTTACGGTAATGTCAGGGATGAAAACTCTCCCTGTGACCCAGTCCGAGCGTTGGTTCTGCTCTTCTACAAACTCCCAGTTGATCCTGATCTCACATCCTTCCTCAGTGTCCTGTTGTTGCCTAAGAATGTTGCTCTGCGGGATGTGCTGCACACCAGGAAGAAACTAGTTGGAGATGAGAGGTACATAGAGACATCTCCTCACTGTAAACTGCATCCAAAGCAGGTTTACACTCTGTCTGTAGTTCCTGAAGATGACTCTGTTCTAGTTCAGCCAATAGAGGCTGAATTTGATGAAGAGTCCTATGACAACTACTTCCCATCCTTCCAGGTGATTTTGGAAAGAAACATGAACAATATTCAGTTATTTATTAGAGACAGCATCAGCTCCCACAGCATGTGGCAAAGACAAGTTTATCTTTTGCCTTCTAGAGTAAAATCGTTCTGTGGGCAAACACCTCCCAATGAGAGGCTGTTAAATGTACGGAGCTGTTTCATCGATGGGATATCAGCACCTGTTCTTAACAGCCTGCTGGACAAACTGCTGGAGAAAAAGGTGATAACTGATGCTGAGAGGGAGGAAGCAGACGTCATGcaaaacagaagcagcagagCTCGTTTTGTTGTCGACACtgtgaggaagaaaggtgaagCTGCCAGTTCACAGATGATTGAGTTTCTCAGTGAGCTTGACCTCTCACTCTGTGAACATCTTGGGTTGGTCTGA